One Polaribacter sp. KT25b DNA segment encodes these proteins:
- a CDS encoding Rossmann-like and DUF2520 domain-containing protein, giving the protein MISVLLVGKGNVATHLYDAFLNVDAVKVTQISSRELDKIPQADVTIIAVSDDAITEVSSKITNNFVVHTSGSVSINDLKNNTRKGVFYMLQTFSKDKNVDFSKVPFCLESESKEDYKLLETLAKSIGKKIYSINSEQRKTLHVAAVFVNNFTNHMYKIGNDICIENNVPFEILQPLIKETASKIEYLSPEKAQTGPAVRNDKRTIKNHLNLLDINQQEIYKILTKSIQNGN; this is encoded by the coding sequence ATGATATCAGTTTTACTTGTTGGAAAAGGAAATGTAGCAACTCATTTATATGACGCTTTTTTAAATGTTGATGCAGTAAAAGTTACACAAATCAGCTCTAGGGAATTGGATAAAATTCCGCAAGCGGATGTAACAATAATTGCTGTTTCTGATGACGCTATTACTGAAGTTTCATCAAAAATTACAAATAATTTTGTGGTACATACTTCTGGCAGTGTTTCTATAAATGATTTAAAGAACAATACTAGAAAAGGTGTTTTTTATATGTTGCAAACTTTCTCAAAAGATAAAAATGTCGATTTTTCTAAAGTTCCTTTTTGTTTAGAATCAGAAAGTAAAGAAGATTATAAATTACTTGAAACGCTAGCAAAATCAATAGGAAAAAAAATCTATTCTATAAATTCTGAACAAAGAAAAACATTGCATGTTGCTGCCGTTTTTGTAAATAACTTTACAAATCACATGTATAAAATTGGGAATGATATTTGCATAGAAAATAATGTTCCGTTTGAAATTTTACAGCCATTGATTAAAGAAACAGCATCAAAAATTGAATATTTATCACCAGAAAAAGCACAAACAGGACCCGCAGTTAGAAATGATAAAAGAACAATTAAAAATCACTTAAATTTGTTGGATATAAATCAACAAGAAATTTATAAAATCTTAACAAAATCAATCCAAAATGGAAATTAG
- a CDS encoding Gfo/Idh/MocA family protein: MLKVGVLGAGHLGKIHLRLLEQSKRYNLIGFYDQDTVNAEKVATEFGYKLFNSIDDLIDAAEVVDIVTPTLSHFECAKKAIEKGCHIFIEKPIAKTVLEAEAIKTLASQFHVKGQVGHVERFNPAFIAAKDMIVNPMFIETHRLAEFNPRGTDVPVVLDLMIHDIDIILSVVKSKVKNVHASGISVISDTPDIANARIEFENGCVANLTASRISMKNMRKSRFFQKDAYISVDMLEKKAEIVRMKDVPENPDDYAMILQNAEGVKKQIYFDNPEVTNNNAILDELETFADAILNNTEPIVSLRNGAEALRIAQMVIDSY; the protein is encoded by the coding sequence ATGTTAAAAGTTGGAGTATTAGGTGCAGGTCATCTAGGAAAAATTCATTTGCGTTTATTAGAACAATCAAAAAGATATAACTTGATTGGTTTCTATGATCAAGACACTGTAAATGCAGAAAAAGTTGCTACTGAATTCGGGTATAAATTATTTAATTCTATTGATGATTTAATTGATGCTGCAGAAGTTGTAGATATTGTAACACCTACCCTTTCTCATTTTGAATGTGCAAAAAAAGCAATTGAAAAAGGCTGTCATATATTTATAGAAAAACCAATTGCTAAAACTGTTTTAGAAGCAGAAGCTATTAAAACTTTAGCGAGTCAATTTCATGTAAAAGGGCAAGTTGGTCATGTAGAAAGGTTCAATCCGGCATTTATTGCAGCAAAAGATATGATTGTAAACCCAATGTTTATAGAAACACATCGATTGGCAGAATTTAACCCAAGAGGTACAGATGTTCCTGTTGTTTTAGATTTAATGATTCATGATATTGACATTATTCTTTCTGTTGTAAAATCGAAAGTTAAAAATGTTCATGCAAGTGGAATTTCTGTTATTTCTGATACCCCAGATATTGCAAATGCAAGAATTGAGTTCGAAAATGGTTGTGTTGCTAATTTAACAGCAAGTAGAATTTCTATGAAAAACATGCGTAAAAGTCGCTTTTTTCAGAAGGATGCGTATATTTCTGTAGATATGTTAGAGAAAAAAGCAGAAATTGTAAGAATGAAAGATGTTCCAGAAAATCCTGATGATTATGCAATGATTTTACAAAATGCTGAAGGTGTTAAAAAACAAATTTATTTTGACAATCCAGAAGTTACAAATAACAATGCAATTTTAGACGAATTAGAAACTTTTGCTGATGCTATCTTAAACAACACAGAACCAATAGTTTCTCTAAGAAATGGTGCTGAAGCTTTAAGAATTGCACAAATGGTAATTGATAGTTATTAA
- a CDS encoding ATP-binding cassette domain-containing protein yields the protein MEKIHFAIKNENLSTNSNLVDRFLNNTHSLPNLKNKKGFLFSVSVLEKFIEKEARYNTKTLTFKENRSIRSFSSGEQKKALLNYLFEQKPDFLILDSPFESLDVKAVADLKEKLIKLSSEIILIQIFNRKEELLPVITHILEVENNEITSSNPIEKHTFQENNFDFKGTIPKPITFYKNISNQLISLQNVSVNYDENCILNNINWTINKNEFWQLIGPNGSGKTTILSMIYGNNVKAYGQDIYLFGKKKGSGESVWEIKEKIGYFSPSILELFQRRTTVNEMIISGFFDSIGLYKSPSNLQIQLAEQWIKLLDLETKKETPFTNLTTATQRLVLIARSMIKHPPLLILDEPLINLNNQETSIIVALINKIAKESDTTILFVSHRSVDNLKPNYTYKLTPTKSGSLGKVEE from the coding sequence ATGGAGAAAATCCATTTTGCAATTAAAAATGAAAATCTATCAACTAATAGTAATTTAGTTGATAGATTTTTAAATAACACTCATTCTTTACCTAATTTAAAGAATAAAAAAGGATTTTTATTTTCTGTTTCTGTTTTAGAGAAATTTATAGAAAAAGAAGCAAGATACAATACAAAAACATTAACTTTTAAAGAGAACAGAAGTATTCGTTCTTTTTCTAGTGGAGAACAAAAAAAAGCACTACTTAATTATTTATTTGAACAAAAACCAGATTTTTTAATTTTAGACAGTCCTTTTGAGAGCTTAGATGTAAAAGCTGTTGCAGATTTAAAAGAGAAACTTATAAAGTTATCTTCAGAAATTATTTTAATTCAAATTTTTAATAGAAAAGAAGAACTTTTACCAGTAATTACACACATTTTAGAAGTTGAAAACAACGAAATCACTTCAAGTAACCCAATAGAAAAACATACTTTTCAAGAAAATAATTTTGATTTTAAAGGTACGATTCCTAAACCTATTACTTTTTATAAAAATATATCAAATCAATTAATATCCTTACAAAATGTTTCTGTTAATTATGATGAGAATTGTATTTTAAACAACATAAATTGGACCATCAATAAAAATGAATTTTGGCAATTAATTGGCCCAAATGGTTCTGGAAAAACAACCATCTTGTCTATGATTTATGGTAACAACGTAAAAGCTTACGGACAAGATATTTATTTGTTTGGCAAAAAAAAAGGTTCTGGTGAGAGTGTTTGGGAAATAAAAGAAAAAATAGGTTATTTCAGTCCGTCAATATTAGAGTTATTTCAAAGAAGAACTACTGTTAATGAAATGATTATTTCTGGTTTTTTTGATAGCATTGGTTTATACAAATCACCTAGTAATTTACAAATTCAACTTGCAGAACAATGGATAAAATTATTAGATTTAGAAACTAAAAAAGAAACTCCTTTTACAAACTTAACCACAGCAACACAAAGATTGGTTTTAATTGCAAGATCTATGATTAAACATCCACCTTTATTAATTTTAGATGAACCTTTAATCAATTTAAATAACCAAGAAACTTCGATAATTGTAGCTTTAATTAATAAAATTGCAAAAGAAAGCGATACAACAATTCTTTTTGTTTCTCACAGATCTGTTGATAATTTAAAACCAAATTATACCTATAAACTTACGCCAACTAAAAGTGGTTCTTTAGGAAAAGTAGAAGAATAA
- a CDS encoding protein-L-isoaspartate(D-aspartate) O-methyltransferase translates to MKDTQKHQGLRNQLATVLKAKGITDKNVLNAVKKIPRHSFIDSSFESHAYQDKAFPIAADQTISQPYTVAFQSQTLEIKAGDKVLEIGTGSGYQTAVLLELNAIVYSIERQHELFKKTSLFLPKLGYKPKKFIFGDGYKGLPEQAPFDKIIVTAGAPYVPNPLLAQLKIGGKLLIPVGNETQIMTLFIRKSAKEFEKHELGDFAFVPMLEERN, encoded by the coding sequence TTGAAAGACACCCAAAAACATCAAGGACTTAGAAATCAGTTAGCTACTGTGTTAAAAGCAAAAGGAATTACAGATAAGAATGTATTAAACGCAGTCAAAAAAATTCCTAGACATAGCTTTATAGATTCTAGTTTCGAATCTCATGCATATCAAGATAAAGCATTTCCTATTGCAGCAGATCAAACAATTTCACAACCTTATACAGTTGCATTTCAATCGCAAACTTTAGAAATTAAAGCAGGTGATAAAGTTTTAGAAATTGGTACAGGTTCTGGCTATCAAACGGCTGTTTTATTAGAGTTAAACGCAATTGTCTATTCAATAGAAAGACAGCACGAGTTGTTTAAAAAAACCTCTTTATTTTTACCAAAATTGGGATATAAACCAAAGAAGTTTATTTTTGGAGATGGTTATAAAGGTTTGCCAGAACAAGCACCTTTTGATAAAATTATTGTTACTGCTGGTGCTCCTTACGTTCCAAACCCTTTATTGGCACAATTAAAAATAGGAGGAAAGTTGTTAATTCCTGTTGGCAATGAAACGCAAATAATGACCTTGTTTATAAGAAAATCTGCCAAAGAATTTGAAAAACACGAATTAGGTGATTTTGCTTTTGTGCCAATGTTGGAAGAAAGAAATTAA
- a CDS encoding Dps family protein: MNKSILGLDKKDTANLVTELNGLLSNFQIYYQNLRGLHWNIKGKNFFQLHVKFEEFYTDSQVKIDEIAERILTLQGKPLHTFEDYLANSSVAVGKNISNDVEGVELVVNSLSELLKIERTILGISDEADDEGTNSMMSDFIAEQEKTIWMLNSWLGK; the protein is encoded by the coding sequence ATGAACAAATCAATATTAGGATTAGACAAAAAAGATACAGCAAATTTAGTAACAGAACTAAACGGATTGTTGTCAAATTTTCAGATATACTATCAAAATTTAAGAGGTCTACACTGGAATATTAAAGGGAAAAATTTCTTTCAATTACATGTTAAATTTGAAGAATTTTACACAGATTCTCAAGTAAAGATTGATGAAATTGCAGAACGTATTTTAACACTACAAGGAAAACCATTACACACTTTTGAAGATTATTTAGCAAATTCTTCTGTAGCTGTAGGAAAAAATATTTCTAATGATGTAGAAGGTGTAGAGTTAGTTGTAAATTCATTATCAGAATTATTAAAAATTGAAAGAACTATCTTAGGTATTTCTGATGAAGCTGATGATGAAGGAACAAATTCTATGATGAGCGATTTTATTGCAGAACAAGAAAAAACAATTTGGATGTTAAATTCTTGGTTAGGGAAATAA
- a CDS encoding DUF2147 domain-containing protein codes for MKKIILTVLLITISVSINAQTIFGKWNSRNDDTGKIDSVVEVYEENGKAYAKIIEIKNPDRKNAVCDLCEGKNKDKPILGLNILTGLEEDGDEWSGGKILDPRNGKVYKCYIKLEGANKLKIRGFIGFALIGKTSYWERAE; via the coding sequence ATGAAAAAAATAATATTAACAGTTCTTTTAATTACAATAAGCGTTTCTATAAATGCACAAACCATTTTTGGAAAATGGAATTCAAGAAATGATGACACTGGCAAAATTGATTCCGTTGTTGAAGTTTATGAGGAAAACGGAAAAGCATATGCTAAAATTATAGAAATTAAAAATCCTGACAGAAAAAATGCTGTTTGTGATTTGTGCGAAGGAAAAAATAAAGACAAACCTATTTTGGGTTTAAATATTTTAACTGGCTTAGAAGAAGATGGTGACGAATGGTCTGGAGGAAAAATTCTAGATCCAAGAAATGGAAAAGTATACAAATGCTACATTAAACTTGAAGGAGCAAATAAACTAAAAATAAGAGGATTTATAGGATTTGCTTTAATTGGTAAAACCTCTTATTGGGAAAGAGCAGAGTAA
- a CDS encoding acyloxyacyl hydrolase: MRKSHTILIILFVFTTTYSQEKKKSTLKPSKIGFLYNYGTNENLIFDDVDYTYSTNTFKAQAFYKLGNWKNLNFELIVQPQVQFLDHQLINEQFVLPSEENYLEKRAEFTKAKTMNLYGIEFGIAVKKQLTEKLNFQGTISLGFNYIDTRTERIAKGFTFIENFSVGFSHQTFTNSFIYLGTNFGHVSNLNFQQPNNGYNILGLEIGYSYALN; this comes from the coding sequence ATGAGAAAAAGCCATACTATTTTAATTATACTTTTTGTTTTCACGACAACTTACAGTCAAGAGAAAAAAAAATCTACTTTAAAACCCAGTAAAATTGGGTTTTTATACAATTATGGTACAAATGAAAATTTAATTTTTGATGATGTAGATTATACATATTCTACAAATACTTTTAAAGCACAAGCTTTTTATAAGCTAGGGAATTGGAAAAATCTTAATTTTGAATTAATTGTGCAACCCCAAGTTCAGTTTTTAGATCATCAATTAATAAATGAGCAATTTGTCTTACCAAGTGAAGAAAATTATTTAGAAAAAAGAGCTGAATTCACGAAAGCGAAAACCATGAATTTATATGGTATAGAATTTGGTATTGCTGTAAAAAAACAATTAACAGAAAAATTAAATTTTCAAGGGACTATAAGTTTAGGTTTTAATTATATTGATACAAGAACAGAACGAATTGCAAAAGGATTTACATTTATAGAAAATTTTTCTGTAGGATTTTCCCATCAAACATTTACCAATTCTTTTATATATTTAGGAACCAATTTTGGGCATGTTTCTAACTTAAACTTTCAACAACCAAATAATGGTTATAATATTTTAGGGCTTGAAATTGGTTATTCTTATGCTTTAAACTAA
- a CDS encoding hydrogen peroxide-inducible genes activator → MTITQLKYVLSVAEYQNFTVAAEHSFVTQPTLSMQIQKLEDELGVKVFNRSKKPIELTEVGKKIVEQAKVIVDESNRILDIVHQQKGFIGGEFKIGIIPTIMPTLLPMFLNNFTKKYPKVKLIIEELTTEDIIRRLTDGHIDAAIAATPLENESIKERPLYYEPFVGLVPQNHRLYKNKMITSDELEMEDILLLEDGHCFKDSVLNLCRTHKIDNKKGFQLESGSFDTLIKLSKEGLGMTLLPYLHTLDLNDVDKSHLREFTNPPPAREVSLIYHKSQLKMQLIEALKKTIDGVIRGAISFSDVKIISPLQNK, encoded by the coding sequence ATGACTATTACACAATTAAAATACGTTTTATCTGTTGCAGAATATCAAAATTTTACGGTTGCAGCAGAACATAGTTTTGTTACACAACCCACATTGAGTATGCAAATTCAAAAATTAGAAGATGAATTAGGTGTTAAAGTATTTAATCGCTCTAAAAAACCAATTGAACTAACAGAAGTTGGTAAAAAAATTGTTGAACAAGCTAAAGTTATTGTTGATGAAAGTAACAGAATTTTAGACATAGTACATCAACAAAAAGGATTTATTGGTGGTGAGTTTAAAATAGGAATTATACCAACTATTATGCCTACTTTATTGCCAATGTTTCTAAATAATTTTACTAAAAAATATCCAAAAGTAAAATTAATTATTGAAGAATTAACTACCGAAGATATTATTAGAAGATTAACTGATGGACATATTGATGCCGCAATTGCTGCAACACCTTTAGAAAATGAATCTATTAAAGAAAGACCTTTGTATTACGAACCTTTTGTTGGTTTAGTACCCCAAAATCATAGATTGTATAAAAACAAAATGATTACTTCTGATGAATTAGAAATGGAAGATATTTTATTATTAGAAGACGGACATTGTTTTAAAGACAGTGTACTTAATTTGTGTAGAACTCACAAAATTGATAATAAAAAAGGGTTTCAGTTAGAAAGCGGAAGTTTTGATACATTGATAAAACTCTCAAAAGAAGGTTTAGGAATGACTCTTTTACCTTATTTACATACATTGGATTTAAATGACGTTGACAAATCTCATTTACGTGAATTTACAAATCCGCCACCAGCAAGAGAAGTAAGTTTAATTTATCATAAATCGCAATTAAAAATGCAATTAATAGAAGCTTTAAAGAAAACTATTGATGGTGTTATTAGAGGTGCAATTTCTTTTTCTGATGTAAAAATTATTAGTCCGTTGCAGAATAAATAA
- a CDS encoding 3-hydroxyacyl-CoA dehydrogenase family protein, which translates to MKNIAVIGAGTMGNGIAHTFAQFNYKVQLIDISDAALKKGMATITKNLDRMVAKEKISEADKAQTLTNISTFTSIKEGVKNTSLVVEAATENAVLKAKIFKELDEVCDAETILATNTSSISITQIAAVTKRPEKVIGMHFMNPVPIMKLVEIIRGYNTSDDVMNFTVDLSKKINKIPVEVNDYPGFVANRILMPMINESIETLYNGVAGVAEIDTVMMLGMAHPMGPLQLADFIGLDVCLSILNVMYEGFKNPKYAPCPLLVNMVNAGKLGVKSGEGFYDYSENRKAEKAAKMFS; encoded by the coding sequence ATGAAAAATATAGCTGTAATTGGTGCAGGAACTATGGGAAATGGAATTGCACATACATTTGCGCAATTTAATTATAAAGTTCAATTAATTGATATTTCTGATGCTGCTCTTAAAAAAGGAATGGCAACAATTACCAAAAATTTGGATAGAATGGTTGCTAAAGAAAAAATTTCTGAAGCAGATAAAGCACAAACTTTAACCAATATTTCTACTTTTACATCTATTAAAGAAGGTGTTAAAAATACGAGTTTAGTGGTTGAAGCTGCTACTGAAAATGCAGTTTTAAAAGCAAAAATTTTTAAAGAATTAGACGAAGTTTGTGATGCAGAAACAATTCTAGCTACAAATACTTCATCAATATCTATAACTCAAATTGCTGCAGTTACTAAAAGACCGGAAAAAGTTATTGGAATGCATTTTATGAATCCGGTACCGATTATGAAATTAGTTGAGATTATTAGAGGTTACAATACCTCTGATGATGTAATGAATTTTACGGTTGATTTGAGTAAAAAAATAAATAAAATTCCAGTTGAAGTTAATGATTATCCAGGTTTTGTTGCCAACAGAATTTTAATGCCAATGATTAACGAATCTATTGAAACTTTATATAATGGAGTTGCCGGCGTTGCCGAAATTGACACGGTTATGATGTTAGGAATGGCACACCCAATGGGCCCTTTACAATTGGCAGATTTTATTGGTTTAGATGTTTGTTTGTCTATTTTAAACGTAATGTACGAAGGATTTAAAAACCCTAAATATGCACCTTGTCCGTTATTGGTAAATATGGTAAATGCAGGAAAATTAGGTGTGAAATCTGGTGAAGGTTTTTATGATTATTCAGAAAATAGAAAGGCTGAAAAAGCAGCTAAAATGTTTAGTTAA
- a CDS encoding DUF2490 domain-containing protein — MKKTLLTFLLFISFTNFNAQTKAERNFGSWYYIYGTHKISTNWSILTGFEEHNYQTLKNYNLVLYTVTANYKLSKKFTTTLGYMYLDIDKTFDEDIDPNTIENRHYEQISYKFSLLNLPFDHRVRVEHRHLNTLGNNSLIHRVRYRLRTKISLNNTFYLTASNESFLNFKGNLYAENRFYSALGIKASKNIALEIGYLGHYISDLHLDRLQFGIFFNTDLRKKAKI; from the coding sequence ATGAAAAAGACACTCCTAACCTTTCTTCTTTTTATTTCATTTACAAATTTTAATGCACAAACAAAAGCAGAAAGAAACTTTGGAAGTTGGTATTATATTTACGGAACTCACAAAATTTCTACGAATTGGAGCATACTAACTGGTTTTGAAGAACACAATTATCAAACACTTAAAAATTATAATTTAGTACTTTACACTGTTACCGCAAATTATAAACTTTCTAAGAAATTTACAACAACATTAGGGTATATGTATTTAGATATAGATAAAACTTTTGATGAAGATATTGACCCTAATACTATAGAAAACAGACATTACGAACAAATTTCTTACAAATTTAGTTTGTTAAACTTACCGTTTGATCATCGTGTAAGAGTTGAGCACAGACATTTAAATACACTAGGAAATAATAGTTTAATTCATAGAGTTAGATATCGATTAAGAACAAAAATTTCTTTAAACAATACATTTTACCTAACAGCTAGTAATGAATCTTTCTTAAATTTTAAAGGCAATTTATATGCTGAAAATAGATTTTATTCTGCTCTTGGAATAAAAGCATCAAAAAATATTGCTTTAGAAATTGGTTATTTAGGCCATTATATTAGTGATCTTCATTTAGATAGATTACAATTTGGTATCTTTTTTAATACTGATTTAAGAAAAAAAGCAAAGATTTAA
- a CDS encoding PLP-dependent aspartate aminotransferase family protein produces MDKNKKLGVNSICVHVGEVKDEQFKGAISPIYMSTSYAFDGVDVKRYPRYLNTPNQEMLCKKIAALEHTEDALIFSSGMAAISNAMLAFLKKGDHVIIQQVIYGGTYNFVVTEFEKYGIEYSFTESDKAADFKALIKKNTKILYIETPSNPLLGITDMRAIADTAKEKNIITMIDNTFASPINQNPIDFGIDIILHSATKYMGGHSDISAGAVAASKEHIELIWKTAINFGGNLSDQTVWLLERSLKTMNLRVKEQTKNAQIMAEYFENNADIDRVYYPGLKSHPQYEIAKKQMKGFGAMLSFELKEGIDAMKFQNSLQLIKPSMSLAGVESTTVSPTQTTHALLSEEERLERGIKDGLIRFSVGIEETDDLIVDIEQAIKKAKN; encoded by the coding sequence ATGGATAAAAATAAAAAATTAGGTGTAAATTCAATATGTGTTCACGTTGGTGAGGTAAAAGACGAGCAATTTAAAGGTGCCATTTCGCCAATTTATATGTCAACTTCCTATGCTTTTGATGGTGTAGATGTAAAACGATATCCGCGTTATTTAAATACGCCAAATCAAGAAATGTTGTGTAAAAAAATTGCTGCGTTAGAGCATACAGAAGATGCGTTAATTTTTAGTTCTGGAATGGCTGCAATTTCTAATGCAATGTTAGCTTTTTTAAAAAAAGGAGACCATGTAATTATTCAGCAAGTAATTTATGGCGGAACCTATAATTTTGTAGTAACTGAATTTGAGAAATACGGAATTGAATATTCTTTTACAGAAAGTGATAAAGCTGCTGATTTTAAGGCTTTAATCAAAAAAAATACAAAAATTTTATATATAGAAACACCTTCAAATCCGTTATTAGGAATTACAGATATGAGGGCAATTGCTGATACTGCTAAAGAAAAAAATATCATCACAATGATTGATAACACGTTTGCATCGCCTATCAATCAAAATCCTATTGATTTCGGAATTGACATTATTTTACATTCCGCAACAAAATATATGGGTGGTCATTCTGATATTTCTGCGGGAGCAGTTGCAGCATCCAAAGAACATATTGAATTGATTTGGAAAACAGCCATTAATTTTGGAGGAAATTTAAGCGATCAAACAGTTTGGTTGTTAGAAAGAAGTTTAAAAACCATGAATCTGCGTGTAAAAGAGCAAACTAAAAACGCTCAAATTATGGCAGAATATTTTGAAAATAATGCGGATATTGATAGGGTTTATTATCCAGGATTAAAAAGTCATCCACAATATGAAATTGCAAAAAAACAAATGAAAGGTTTTGGCGCCATGTTGTCTTTTGAGTTAAAAGAAGGAATTGATGCTATGAAATTTCAAAATAGTTTACAATTGATAAAACCATCGATGAGTTTGGCCGGTGTAGAAAGTACAACAGTTAGCCCAACACAAACTACACATGCATTATTGAGTGAAGAAGAGCGTTTAGAAAGAGGAATTAAAGATGGGTTAATTCGTTTTTCTGTGGGAATTGAAGAAACAGACGATTTAATAGTAGATATTGAACAAGCTATAAAAAAAGCGAAGAATTAA
- a CDS encoding HAD family hydrolase has product MEISYKQLLPNINTLIFDVDGVLTNGMVTIMPDGELIRHMNIKDGYALKTAVDKGLNICIISGGNNEGVRTRLANLGIKDIYLGAHDKIEQYNELVKKYDLKPENVLYMGDDIPDFPVMKLVGLSCCPNDAAAEIQKISKYISYKKGGEGCVRDIIEQVLKVQGKWDNNFNAKYD; this is encoded by the coding sequence ATGGAAATTAGTTACAAACAATTATTACCCAATATAAATACTTTAATTTTTGATGTAGATGGCGTTCTTACAAACGGAATGGTTACTATAATGCCAGACGGCGAGCTTATAAGACACATGAATATTAAAGATGGTTATGCTTTAAAAACGGCGGTTGATAAAGGTTTAAATATTTGTATTATTTCTGGCGGAAATAATGAAGGAGTAAGAACTCGTTTAGCAAATCTTGGTATTAAAGACATTTATTTAGGTGCTCATGATAAAATAGAGCAATACAATGAATTGGTAAAAAAGTACGATTTAAAACCAGAAAATGTGTTGTATATGGGTGATGATATTCCAGATTTTCCTGTTATGAAATTGGTTGGTTTATCTTGTTGCCCAAATGATGCTGCAGCAGAAATTCAAAAAATATCTAAATATATTTCTTACAAAAAAGGTGGCGAAGGTTGTGTAAGAGATATTATTGAACAAGTTTTAAAAGTTCAAGGAAAATGGGACAATAATTTTAATGCTAAATATGATTAA